One segment of Phragmites australis chromosome 13, lpPhrAust1.1, whole genome shotgun sequence DNA contains the following:
- the LOC133888172 gene encoding casparian strip membrane protein 1, protein MSTSEAGAAGKAPTTAATTAPRKTGVPFFRRADRGSRCVALIDFVLRIAAFGPTLAAAIATATSDETLSVFTQFFQFRARFDDFPAFLFFMVANAIAAGYLVLSLPFSAVVVLRPQATGLRLLLLVCDTIMVGLLTAAAAAAAAIVDMAHSGNLRANWVPICMQFHGFCQRTSGAVVASFLAVLVFIFLVILAAFAIRKR, encoded by the exons ATGAGCACCAGCGaggccggcgccgccggcaaAGCGCCGACCACCGCTGCGACGACGGCGCCGCGCAAGACCGGCGTCCCGTTCTTCCGGCGGGCCGACCGCGGCAGCCGGTGCGTGGCGCTCATCGACTTCGTGCTGAGGATCGCGGCCTTCGGGCccaccctcgccgccgccatcgccacgGCCACGTCCGACGAGACGCTCTCGGTGTTCACCCAGTTCTTCCAGTTCCGCGCCCGCTTCGACGACTTCCCGGCCTTCCT GTTCTTCATGGTGGCGAACGCGATCGCCGCGGGGTACCTGGTGCTGTCCCTCCCCTTCTCCGCCGTCGTCGTCCTGCGTCCACAGGCCACCGGCTTGCGCCTTCTCCTGCTCGTCTGCGATACG ATAATGGTCGGGCTGCTGactgcggcggcggccgcggccgcggccatcGTGGACATGGCGCACTCGGGGAACCTGCGGGCCAATTGGGTGCCCATCTGCATGCAGTTCCACGGCTTCTGCCAGCGCACCAGCGGCGCCGTCGTCGCCTCCTTCCTCGCCGTCCTCGTCTTCATATTCCTCGTCATCTTGGCCGCCTTTGCCATCAGGAAACGCTGA
- the LOC133888171 gene encoding probable serine/threonine-protein kinase BSK3 yields MGACVSKVTACCCRSPHNGIINENTDTVAEEQGEAYELPAFQEFSFEQLRLATSGFAVENIVSEHGEKAPNVVYKGKLDAQRRIAVKRFNRSAWPDPRQFLEEARSVGQLRSKRLANLLGCCCEGDERLLVAEYMPNDTLAKHLFHWESQAMKWPMRLRVVLYLAEALEYCSSKGRALYHDLNAYRVLFDDDCNPRLSCFGLMKNSRDGKSYSTNLAFTPPEYMRTGRITPESVTYSFGTLLLDVLSGKHIPPSHALDLIRDRNFNMLTDSCLEGQFSNEEGTELVRLASRCLHYEPRERPNVRSLVQALAPLQKDVETPSYELMDIPRGGASSIQSLPLSPLAEACSRKDLTAIHEILEKTGYKDDEGTTNELSFQMWTNQMQDTLNSKKKGDNAFRQKDFTTAIDCYSQFIEVGTMVSPTIYARRCLSYLMNDMPQQALSDAMQALVISPTWSTAFYLQTAALLSLGMENEAQEALKDGCNLEQSSSSGH; encoded by the exons ATGGGCGCGTGCGTGTCCAAGGTCACCGCCTGCTGCTGCCGCTCGCCGCACAACGGGATAATCAACGAGAACACTGATACTG TGGCGGAGGAGCAGGGGGAGGCGTACGAACTGCCGGCGTTCCAGGAGTTCTCCTTCGAGCAGTTGCGGCTGGCAACGTCGGGCTTTGCGGTGGAGAACATCGTTTCCGAGCATGGCGAGAAGGCGCCCAATGTGGTATACAAGGGGAAGCTCGATGCCCAGCGGCGCATCGCTGTCAAGCGGTTCAACCGCTCTGCCTGGCCTGACCCCCGGCAGTTCCTG GAAGAAGCTAGATCAGTTGGCCAGCTCCGTAGCAAAAGATTGGCAAATTTGCTTGGATGTTGCTGTGAAGGTGATGAGAGATTGCTTGTTGCAGAGTACATGCCCAACGACACGCTAGCAAAACATCTCTTCCATT GGGAGTCGCAAGCAATGAAATGGCCCATGAGATTAAGGGTTGTTCTCTATCTTGCTGAGGCTTTAGAGTATTGCAGCAGCAAGGGGCGTGCTCTCTACCATGATCTCAATGCCTACAGAGTTCTTTTTGATGAT GACTGTAATCCTAGACTTTCCTGTTTTGGCCTCATGAAGAACAGTCGGGATGGGAAAAGCTACAGTACCAATTTGGCATTTACACCCCCAGAATACATGAGGACTG GACGGATCACTCCTGAAAGTGTCACATACAGCTTTGGAACCTTGCTGTTGGATGTTCTTAGTGGGAAGCATATTCCTCCTAGCCAT GCCCTTGACCTGATTCGAGATCGGAACTTTAACATGCTTACAGACTCCTGTTTAGAGGGTCAATTTTCAAATGAGGAAGGAACAGAACTGGTGCGATTAGCTTCAAGGTGCCTTCACTACGAACCCCGTGAACGACCTAATGTAAGATCTCTTGTGCAAGCATTGGCCCCACTTCAGAAGGATGTTGAG ACTCCATCTTATGAACTGATGGATATACCACGAGGTGGTGcatcatctatccaatcatTGCCTCTTTCTCCTCTTGCCGAAGCCTGTTCCAGAAAGGATCTGACAGCGATACATGAAATTCTAGAAAAGACGGGCTACAAGGATGATGAGGGAACAACAAATGAG CTCTCGTTTCAGATGTGGACCAATCAAATGCAAGATACGTTGAACTCTAAGAAGAAGGGTGACAATGCTTTTCGACAAAAGGATTTTACTACTGCTATTGATTGTTATTCCCAG TTCATTGAAGTTGGTACGATGGTTTCACCAACAATTTATGCTCGGCGATGCCTGTCATATCTGATGAATGACATGCCACAACAAGCACTAAGTGACGCAATGCAAGCTCTAGTAATATCTCCGACATGGTCAACCGCGTTCTATCTTCAGACTGCAGCGCTATTATCATTAGGCATGGAGAATGAAGCTCAAGAAGCGCTCAAGGATGGTTGTAACCTAGAGCAAAGTAGCAGCAGTGGCCATTGA